A genomic region of Pseudomonas sp. MPC6 contains the following coding sequences:
- a CDS encoding c-type cytochrome: protein MKMLAAPATVLALWAVSAQAATNDDIAKRLEPVGKVCVQGQECKGMEVAAASGGGGGAKAPKDVIAKHCNACHGTGLLGAPKIGDKAAWKERADHQGGLDGILAKAISGINAMPPKGTCADCSDDELKGAIKEMSGL from the coding sequence ATGAAAATGCTGGCTGCACCAGCAACCGTATTGGCCCTATGGGCAGTCAGCGCTCAAGCTGCGACTAATGACGACATTGCCAAACGCCTTGAACCAGTCGGCAAGGTTTGTGTTCAGGGGCAAGAGTGCAAGGGCATGGAAGTGGCCGCTGCCTCGGGTGGCGGAGGTGGTGCCAAAGCGCCTAAAGATGTCATTGCAAAGCACTGCAATGCTTGCCACGGCACCGGCCTGCTGGGTGCACCGAAAATCGGTGACAAGGCTGCCTGGAAAGAACGCGCCGATCACCAGGGCGGCCTCGACGGCATTCTGGCCAAGGCCATTTCCGGTATCAACGCGATGCCGCCTAAAGGCACCTGTGCCGACTGCTCCGACGACGAGTTGAAGGGCGCCATCAAAGAGATGTCCGGCCTGTAA
- a CDS encoding cupin domain-containing protein has protein sequence MDVGERLQSIRKLKGLSQRELAKRAGVTNSTISMIEKNSVSPSISSLRKVLGGIPMSMVEFFSEEILQEKPTQIVYKANELIDISDGAVTMKLVGRAHPSRAIAFLNEIYPPGADTGDEMLTHEGEETGILLEGRLELVVGLETFVLEAGDSYYFESTKPHRFRNPFDAPARLISAATPANF, from the coding sequence TTGGACGTCGGTGAACGACTGCAATCCATCCGTAAGCTCAAGGGCCTTTCCCAGCGTGAACTCGCCAAACGGGCGGGTGTCACCAACAGCACCATTTCGATGATCGAGAAGAACAGCGTCAGCCCCTCGATCAGTTCGCTGAGGAAGGTACTGGGCGGGATTCCCATGTCCATGGTCGAGTTCTTTTCCGAAGAGATCCTGCAGGAAAAACCGACTCAGATCGTCTACAAGGCTAACGAGCTGATCGACATTTCCGATGGCGCAGTGACCATGAAGCTGGTCGGCCGGGCTCACCCGAGCCGGGCTATCGCCTTCCTCAATGAAATCTATCCGCCAGGCGCCGACACCGGTGACGAGATGCTCACCCACGAGGGCGAGGAAACCGGGATTTTGCTCGAAGGCAGACTGGAACTGGTGGTCGGGCTGGAAACTTTTGTGCTCGAAGCCGGCGATAGCTACTACTTTGAAAGCACCAAGCCGCATCGTTTTCGCAATCCGTTCGATGCGCCGGCGCGACTAATCAGCGCAGCTACACCCGCGAACTTTTAA